tcgtcccacacacgtacacctggttcggcccacagctgtaaaacttcatcaactaatggccttaggtacacatcaatatcgttgccgggttgctttggaccttggataagcactggcatcataatgaacttccgcttcatgcacaaccaaggaggaaggttgtagatacatagagtaacgggccaggtgttgtgactgcaactctgctccccaaaaggattcatgccatctgtactcagacctaaccataagttccttgcgtcagctgcaaatctcgggaactctctctcgatttttctccactgccgaccatcagcggtgtgcctcaacttatcgtctttcatacgatcttccatgtgccatcgcaacaacttcgcatgatctttatttctgaacagacgtttcaaccgtggtattataggagcataccacatcaccttggcaggaacgctcttcctgggtggctcgccctcaatatcaccagggtcatcttttctgatcttataccgcaatgcagtgcataccgggcatttatccatattctcgtacttctcaccgcggtagaggatgcagtcattagggcatgcatgtatcttctgcacgtctaatcctagagggcagacaagcttctttgcttcgtacgtgctggcgggcaatttgttctttcttggaagcatcttcttcatcagtaccagcaactttttgaatgacgagtcagtcacaccggtctctgccttccacttcagcaattccagtgtgctacccagcttcttctcgccatcttcacaagttgggtacaacaatttgttgtggtcctgtaacatctgctcgaactgcaacctctccttttctgtgtcgcaacctcgccgtgcatcagaaatgacccggccaagatcatcagcgggctcatctggttcccgttcttcatcctgatcttcttcttcattttcttccattgcggtatcagcatactcagggaacatagatcggtagttgtcatcatcgttctcttcttcttcatcgtcgtcttccatcataacccctctttctccgtgcttggtccaaacattatagcccgacataaaaccggaccgaagcaggtggctctgaatgactcttgaggaagtgtaatccttctcattccgacattcaacacatggacaaaacataaagccaccaccatgcttgttcgcatcggctgcatctcaaaaagaatgcacgccttctctgtaagcggttgtgcgtcgatcaccgtacatccatggatggttcatctgcgttatacgacagtatatcaaatacaatcacgatcctaaaaattagtaccgcacggtctaaacgaggaaatatagttgctaaccttttagaataagtagaaataaagaggaagaggtttaagcgtgtctcagacatctcatatcgtagttgtgttcggtgaactgaagcggcatccctctaacacacatttcaacaaacacctctagtgcatcaaaaaaaagtggagagctagcacacacccacaatcctccatccaagaaaaatacaaggaagaggggagaggggggctgtgctttaTATagacagaggactttagtcccggtttgagacacaaaccaggactaaaggtggcgcacatgtggGCTGcctaccgcgtagccctttagtcccggtttgggacacgaaccgggactaaaggctccttacgggccgggactaaagcctcgatggaggcattgagaattggggcgacgtggccgggtctttagtcccggcccagaggcaggccgggactaaagggtcccggccaaaggcccgttttccactagtgtgagAGCACAGTTTAGTTCACCTGGGAGCACAACTTAGTACAATTTGGGAGCACATGTTACTTCGCTTTTAGAGCACAAATTTGTCCAAAAAAGTTGCTCCAAACCTATAAACCCGGGGTTTAATTACTTTTCAATTTCTCTAGGTGAGGAACGTAATGATGAAAACGGTTTGTAATTTGAACGTGTGTGGCTCGTGGGATATTTTATTAAAAAGAGCTAATTCATACGAAAAGAAACGAGAAAGCACAAGCACCCGATCCCGTTGCAAAATGTACCCGGCAACCCCCGCGTAAACATGAAAGAGATCCGCTGGGTGAGCGAGGTTCAATCAAGCCCACCGGTGATCGTGAGGACAAGAGTAGGACAAGGGCACCCTAGACCCTAGTCGATTCAATCCACATTCCAGGCGATCGACGATGTGGGAACACAACAACACATGACATTCCTTTTATTTCCAACCAAACAAAGGATGAGGACTACGTACGTACGTATAGATAGATACATACGTTCATCCGAAACATATAGGAGTAGATCACAAAACCGGAGATTTATTTTATTCAGTACCCTGGAAGAAGCTAGCTTCCGGATCATGGGTCCTGCTTGCTAGCCAAGCCAAGCCATAGCCAGCCAGCTAGTTGTGCGCCTCAGTGCGGTCCATGGCCTCCGGGACGTCGTTGGCCGCCCGGCAGCACCGGATGCAGTCGCCGTGGTACCCACGGCGGCAGCAGCCCCACCGGCCGCAGGGCCCGTAGCCGCCGCCCCCGCGGCCCGGGTACCCTCCGCCGCGGCCGCCGCCACGCCAGTCGTCCTGGACGCCGGCACCGTTGGTCACCACCTTCCCCTCCTTGTCATCTGCACGCATGCgatcacacacacatatatatatatatgaggttACCAAAACGTACGTACGTACGCGAATGCAAAACAATATGGAGAGGTATGAAGA
This genomic stretch from Hordeum vulgare subsp. vulgare chromosome 6H, MorexV3_pseudomolecules_assembly, whole genome shotgun sequence harbors:
- the LOC123403852 gene encoding glycine-rich protein-like, with translation MASTKALFLLAVLLASAVLLATAASEQTHDKEGKVVTNGAGVQDDWRGGGRGGGYPGRGGGGYGPCGRWGCCRRGYHGDCIRCCRAANDVPEAMDRTEAHN